A region of Planctomycetaceae bacterium DNA encodes the following proteins:
- a CDS encoding uroporphyrinogen decarboxylase family protein, whose amino-acid sequence MNTRERFQAVMNFKPFDRLPILEWAGWWGSTLERWWGEGLPKEITDGNAIRRHLGMDVYLQGWFGTRKQGCPGPASHGAGIIANEADYDRVREFLYPWPVVDEKWWSTWAAEQEKGDVAVWYTVEGFFWFPRTLFGIEPHLYAFFDHPKLMHRINQDLAEWIIRVADALHQVCKPDFMTFAEDMSYNHGSMLSKQLFDEFMTPYYHQVMPALKRHGALTITDSDGDVTIPADWFAQAGLDGILPLERQAGVDVAVIRRNHPTMRFIGCFDKMTMNKGEAAMRAEFERLLPTAAGGGLIISCDHQTPPGVSYQDFQLYLRLFKEYAERAGKMSRDKE is encoded by the coding sequence ATGAACACCCGCGAGCGATTCCAGGCCGTGATGAACTTCAAGCCCTTCGACCGTCTGCCGATTCTCGAGTGGGCCGGTTGGTGGGGGTCCACCCTCGAACGGTGGTGGGGCGAAGGCCTGCCCAAGGAAATCACCGACGGCAACGCCATCCGCCGCCACCTGGGCATGGACGTGTATCTGCAGGGCTGGTTCGGCACGCGCAAGCAGGGCTGCCCGGGTCCGGCGTCGCACGGGGCGGGCATTATCGCCAACGAAGCCGACTATGACCGCGTTCGCGAGTTCCTCTATCCCTGGCCGGTCGTGGATGAAAAATGGTGGTCCACCTGGGCCGCTGAGCAGGAAAAGGGCGACGTGGCAGTCTGGTATACCGTCGAGGGATTCTTCTGGTTCCCTCGAACGCTGTTCGGCATCGAGCCGCACCTGTACGCGTTCTTCGACCACCCCAAGCTCATGCACCGCATCAACCAGGACCTGGCAGAGTGGATCATCCGCGTGGCCGACGCACTGCACCAGGTCTGCAAGCCCGACTTCATGACCTTCGCCGAGGACATGAGCTACAATCACGGCTCGATGCTCTCCAAGCAGCTCTTCGACGAGTTCATGACCCCGTACTACCACCAGGTCATGCCCGCCCTGAAACGCCACGGAGCCCTGACCATCACCGACTCCGACGGCGACGTGACGATTCCGGCCGACTGGTTCGCCCAGGCGGGGCTGGACGGCATTTTGCCGCTGGAGCGCCAGGCCGGCGTGGACGTGGCCGTCATCCGCCGAAACCACCCGACGATGCGGTTCATCGGATGCTTCGACAAGATGACCATGAACAAGGGCGAAGCGGCCATGCGGGCCGAGTTCGAACGCCTGCTGCCCACGGCGGCTGGCGGCGGACTGATAATTAGCTGCGACCATCAGACCCCGCCGGGGGTTTCATACCAGGACTTCCAGTTGTATCTGCGCCTGTTCAAAGAGTATGCTGAACGGGCCGGAAAGATGTCCCGCGACAAAGAATGA
- a CDS encoding sigma factor, translating to MQQSEATNEALMARFQRDLDAEPFQQIVSRFTRPGLAAALAILSDAALAEDALQEAFLRIVRGAEKYQSSRPFATWFYTVLRNVCVDIIRSRSRQLAAVQEIADRISPPGGPVAESPGADLGLLDTLPRSERAVLMLRVVHELSFVQIAATVGISEEAAKKRAQRGLARLRERLTARAPKSVPDRSRRA from the coding sequence ATGCAGCAAAGCGAGGCCACAAACGAAGCCCTGATGGCGCGGTTCCAGCGAGACCTGGACGCCGAGCCTTTTCAGCAGATCGTTTCGCGCTTCACGCGACCGGGTCTGGCGGCCGCGCTGGCCATCCTCTCCGACGCCGCCCTGGCCGAAGACGCCCTGCAGGAGGCATTCCTGCGGATCGTCCGCGGGGCGGAGAAGTACCAGTCCTCGCGCCCCTTCGCCACGTGGTTCTACACCGTCCTGCGAAACGTCTGCGTGGACATCATCCGTAGCCGCAGCCGCCAGCTCGCTGCCGTGCAGGAGATCGCCGATCGCATCAGTCCGCCGGGCGGACCGGTCGCTGAAAGTCCCGGCGCGGACCTGGGGCTGCTCGACACCCTGCCCCGCAGCGAACGGGCGGTGCTGATGCTGCGAGTGGTGCATGAACTGTCTTTCGTCCAGATCGCCGCTACGGTGGGCATTTCCGAGGAGGCCGCCAAAAAGCGTGCCCAGCGCGGCCTCGCCCGCCTGCGCGAGCGATTGACCGCCCGGGCGCCAAAATCTGTCCCCGACCGCTCCCGCCGGGCGTAA
- a CDS encoding PQQ-binding-like beta-propeller repeat protein, with product MDCQQAHLHLDAWALEALAEPYRQALEAHLDLCPACRRAADDARGVLGLLKNQPSIQPSDALQQSLRTMVARQAAHRRGRRRAWKLLASGAAAAAVMLAVMTAARLGSNAPCDTAAAAQAAGPGPELWRHEIDAAAGATGEFVVRGASMYVLRKDGPARRVAALDAASGLQRWQSPLESLGHLAADDQRVFTLSSPRQGKLELAALDAADGRVLWRFAQNSPERLAEPCRPVVLDGGKVCWTNHDRVHLLDAASGQTLWSTPIAGQGLISTAAVDGGNVYVASGRSLWCLNASDGRLAWQVDWKGEASLLSRPLVAVAAGRAYAVQRRRGGSCQLLALDLDRHQVAWSRAVPFVFHMLADESAVFLRTREVLALGSRDGQLLWTQSAEGCGPMTASAGVLHYIVSGSHSRLAAVDQATGHEVWTLAGVPSCGPFIRHGQTGYFETHDGVIHALAFNTKKN from the coding sequence TTGGACTGCCAACAGGCACATCTTCATCTGGACGCGTGGGCCCTGGAGGCCTTGGCTGAACCGTACCGCCAGGCCCTCGAAGCTCACCTCGACCTTTGCCCCGCCTGTCGACGCGCCGCCGATGACGCGCGGGGGGTTCTGGGCCTGCTCAAGAACCAGCCGTCGATCCAGCCCAGCGACGCCCTCCAGCAGTCGCTCAGGACGATGGTCGCCCGCCAGGCCGCCCACCGCCGAGGCCGCCGCCGAGCCTGGAAACTCCTCGCCTCCGGCGCCGCCGCCGCGGCGGTCATGCTGGCCGTTATGACGGCCGCCCGCCTGGGCTCCAACGCCCCCTGCGACACCGCCGCTGCGGCACAGGCCGCCGGACCGGGCCCAGAACTCTGGCGGCACGAGATCGACGCCGCTGCCGGCGCCACCGGCGAGTTTGTCGTCCGAGGCGCCAGCATGTATGTCCTGCGCAAGGATGGCCCCGCCCGCCGCGTCGCCGCCCTCGATGCCGCCTCAGGTCTGCAGCGCTGGCAGAGCCCGCTCGAAAGCCTCGGACATCTTGCCGCCGACGACCAACGCGTCTTCACCCTCTCGTCCCCGCGGCAGGGCAAGCTGGAACTGGCCGCACTGGACGCCGCCGACGGCCGCGTGCTCTGGCGGTTCGCCCAGAACTCGCCCGAGCGGTTGGCCGAACCGTGCCGCCCCGTCGTGCTCGACGGCGGAAAAGTCTGCTGGACTAATCACGATCGCGTACATCTGCTCGACGCCGCCTCGGGCCAAACCCTCTGGTCCACGCCCATCGCCGGACAGGGGCTGATCTCGACCGCCGCCGTGGACGGGGGCAATGTCTACGTTGCCAGCGGCCGCTCGCTCTGGTGTCTCAACGCCTCCGACGGGCGACTGGCCTGGCAGGTCGACTGGAAGGGCGAGGCTTCGCTGCTGTCGCGCCCGCTGGTGGCGGTAGCGGCCGGACGCGCCTACGCCGTCCAGCGCCGCCGCGGCGGGTCGTGCCAGTTGCTCGCCCTGGACCTCGATCGCCACCAGGTCGCCTGGTCGCGCGCCGTGCCGTTCGTCTTCCACATGCTGGCCGACGAATCGGCCGTGTTCCTCCGCACCCGCGAGGTGCTGGCCTTGGGCAGCCGCGACGGGCAGCTTCTCTGGACGCAAAGCGCCGAGGGCTGCGGACCGATGACCGCCTCGGCCGGCGTGCTGCACTACATCGTCTCAGGCAGCCACTCGCGTCTGGCTGCCGTCGATCAGGCCACCGGCCACGAGGTCTGGACGTTGGCCGGCGTGCCCTCCTGCGGTCCCTTCATCCGCCACGGTCAAACGGGCTACTTCGAAACCCACGACGGCGTGATCCACGCCCTGGCGTTCAATACGAAGAAGAACTGA
- a CDS encoding substrate-binding domain-containing protein, translated as MSPARRLMLLAALAAATACSSSKPTTRPAAGDKKPVRAAVIGGMTMTGVWPRIAEKFTAATGYPVQVVITGPRPGLAAAMREGKIDLLTMHSGDITTALVADGFATNLRPWAKNDLVIVGPASDPAKIKGMTDGAAAIRQIADAKAKFVDFHGIGSREVALGLWKRSGVEPAGDWIVKDESGDHKNILLFAQQHNAYVIVGRMPVLWGKIQRGTMEILVDADPLMRRTYVVMEANPRTFADANIDGAKALADFLLSEPIQQYLADAPENRRDGVPLFYPVSPAARAVKN; from the coding sequence ATGAGTCCGGCAAGAAGACTGATGTTGTTAGCGGCCTTGGCAGCGGCGACCGCTTGCTCCAGTTCCAAACCCACAACCCGCCCGGCAGCGGGCGACAAGAAGCCCGTTCGCGCCGCCGTCATCGGCGGAATGACAATGACCGGCGTGTGGCCGCGGATTGCAGAGAAGTTCACCGCCGCCACGGGCTACCCCGTCCAGGTGGTGATCACCGGACCGCGTCCGGGTCTGGCAGCGGCCATGCGCGAAGGCAAGATCGACCTGCTGACCATGCACTCCGGAGACATCACCACCGCCCTGGTGGCCGACGGGTTCGCCACGAACCTGCGCCCCTGGGCCAAGAACGACCTGGTGATCGTCGGCCCGGCGTCGGACCCGGCCAAGATCAAAGGCATGACCGACGGCGCCGCGGCAATCAGGCAGATCGCCGACGCCAAGGCCAAGTTCGTCGACTTCCACGGCATCGGCTCGCGCGAGGTGGCCCTGGGCCTCTGGAAGCGCAGCGGCGTCGAACCGGCGGGCGACTGGATCGTCAAGGACGAGTCAGGCGACCACAAGAACATCCTGCTCTTCGCCCAGCAGCACAACGCCTACGTGATCGTCGGGCGCATGCCCGTGCTCTGGGGCAAGATCCAGCGCGGAACGATGGAGATCCTGGTCGACGCCGACCCGCTCATGCGCCGCACGTACGTGGTGATGGAAGCCAACCCCCGCACGTTCGCCGACGCCAACATCGACGGCGCCAAGGCGCTGGCCGACTTCCTGCTCAGCGAGCCGATCCAGCAGTACCTCGCCGACGCCCCCGAAAACCGCCGCGACGGCGTGCCGCTGTTCTACCCCGTCAGCCCGGCGGCTCGCGCGGTCAAAAACTGA